The genomic region CTTTCGCTGACGTTACGGGGCGACATTCCGAGCCCAGCTTTTCCGTGGTGCTGTGCTGGAGCTGTTTTTCCTGGCCCAGGGCCATATTTTTGCGGTGGAAACATGTGGAACCAGTGCCAGACTGGGGAAAAATCTGGCACCGGCAGCGCGTTGGTGGAAACGAGTCTACTGTGGCCTGCCTGTGTTTCTAAAGGCCAGTGAGGTTCTACCTTAATTCCGTTTCTCACAGGATCCCTTTAAGGCAGATGCTCCCCTTATCACATTAACCTTAATATCCTCATTCCTCTCTTTTGCTTTTACTGCCACATTCCTCCTTGTTGCTGTTTTCTCTTCAGCGCTGAACCTGTTTTCTTCAGAGCGGTTAGGAATGTTGCCATCAGGTGCCAAATTTCCCCCGGTGACGGCTGTCCTACACACCCAGTGCCTCCTGGGATGCCTGTTTCTCCTTTACGCTCGTCACCATGGCATCTGCAGCCAGGCCCCGGGGTGAATTTCCACATCGGGCCCTTGGATGCGTGACTCCCATTAGTGGTGCAGGACACCCTTCGTCGGACAAGAAGTGTGGCATTGTGGGATACGTGTGGTGCTTCGCAGATGGCCCTACCTGCTTTTGGACATTGATACAGATATCAATATacttcttaaacattttagTAATTAAAGGTCctttttaaaatatgtaaataatgcCAGTTCTATGCCAAGCAAGTAACAGAGTAATGCCAAATATGAGTAGTCTAATCAGGCGGCTCATCAGCTCTGAATATTGTGAGGGCTGTAGCTTAATGAGTTGACCTTCTGGTCTGCAATATGGTGAGAGATAAAGGGCCTAATTAGTTGACTGTCCAAACGAGCCTGATCAGGGGTCTTGGgtgttaaccctaacccttgttctctctctgtctcacagtCGGCCGAGTTCTTTGACATGCTGGAGAGGATGCAGGTAAGACTCCATGCTCCCGGATCACGGTGACCCAGAACCAAATCCATGCTCAGTGACTGAACTCAGTTAACATTAACCCAGTGGCACACTCTTCACCAGTGATGTTAAGGTCAACGTTAAACACTGATAAGGATTAAGATATGTGCTTCTTGGGTGTAGATTATGTTGTATCAGCTTTCCATTCATTGTTAAAGCCATGGCCAGTAAAATTATTTAATTCCAGACACAAAAATATTCACAAGACGTACTTCAAACATCCTTGAACTCCCGATATGGGGAATTCACACTGCTGCCCAGATTGAGTGTAGAAAACtcatgagctgcctttcagtttgAAGATGCTGTGTATCCCAGGCAGCAAGTTCTGAAGGCCAGTGGGGCCGTAAGAACTTCTTATGTAGTGTGAGATGGAGCGGATgactccccctgctggctggtTTGTGATCAGCACCGCTGCTCATAGTAGCACTGGAGACAGATGACAACAGTGACAATGACAGCTGTGCTGCTCTCCTGTCGCATAAAATGACTTGTGGTAGAAATGCATGATGAACGAGCTGTTTCTGATGGTGAGGAGGGCCTGTTGTCTGCTTTCAAATGTCTATGGGCTAAAACAAATGTGTTTGGAAGATTGTAGCTGTTGATGTGAAGGTGTTGCTGTCATGTCTGCCCCACAAAACCCACTCCACTCTTAAGCAGGCCCCAAAAACTGAGGAGATGACAGCCTGCTCCCAGAAGCACAAGGTCTGACGAGAGTGCCGGCGTGCCGCGTGCTCACGTGTCTGTGCGCTATACATGTGCTTGGCTGTGATGGCAGCTCCGCTAAAAGTGTTAGCCGCGTGTAGCACCCCAGCTGTGCCCGCCCCGGTGCCCAGAGCCGGCTACCAACACGGGGCATGCTCTAACAGCCTTGAAACTGATTGGTCCTCGGTTCACTGGCATAAAGGGACTGAGATGAAGGTAGAGGAGTCTGCATTTCAAAGACAACTGCACGCAAACATGGAGCTTGCGTCATCACCTGGGGTCTTACAGGGCTAAGATCTGCCAGACGTTAAAGCCGTTTTCGATTTTGTTAGCTGTCTGTTATTAGTTGTTTACTTTGTGTATCAGTGTGTTGCCTCTGCACCGTCCCAGTGGTGATGCTTTCTCGATGTGCTTTCTCCTTACATCCAAAAACCGGCATGATCCATTTTAACAAGGTAGATGTGATCGAGACAGATCCGCTAATGGCTGCTGAAGGTACGCTGCTGTGTTCTGTTGAGTTGGTGCTGTGATCAATCTGAGCTGTCTCCCCTACAGGACGACTACATTCCATACCCGCGGATTGAGGAGGTAAGACtttgcgcacgcacacacacacacacacacacaaatgcgtATCTGATGCAATAATGGTAAAGCTCGCCAGCTAATTATGACGTTTCCTAGTTGTCATGGGGCACCGAGCACCCCTAGGACCAACGTTCGAATCTCTTCCATGGCTCTATGCATGCGGAGTTCgcgtgttctctctgtgtcatcatggggtttccttcaggtcctccagtttccccccacaatccaaaaacgtgagatgaattggagttaccaagtcggttgtggatgtgagagtgaatagtgtgtgtgtatatgcccTACGATGGGTAGGCACCCATCCTAGACtgtcccttgccttgtgcccataggacCCCCCCCGACAACCCAGAATAGAATGAGCAGGCATGGAGAGCTGTAGTCAAACCCAAGCTTAGCTGTCATGTTGAGTACGGGCTTGTCTTTTATTTCTCACCCCCAGGTCCTGGAGAAAGGCAGCCCATACCCCCAGGTGATCCTGCCCCAGTTCGGGGGCTACTGGATCGAGGACACGGAAGCCAGCGCTGGCACCCCCACGTCCTCCGACAGCAGCCTGTGTGACGAGGACGATGGAGAGGGACGTGGCCTAGGCTTTCGGCTGGAGTGTAACAGCACGGCCCGGGCATACCGCAAGCACTTCCTGGGCAGGGTGAGTCGCTTCCTGTTTTGGTCAGCTGACATTAGGATATATTTAGTGCTACAATGGCTGCTCAGTTATGTGACAGGTGACCCTGTCTGTCAGCTGGTACCCGGCACCACTTAAATCTAGATTCTTAAATACTAATTTGAATTTGCTTAATAGCAGTGAGGCTGCCTGGTGTCATATTACCAGAGTTTAATGATTCTCTGGGTCATGCAGAATTACAGGAGATGGATGTTTTTGGGTGACAGTACTGGCTGTTCTGGATCGCTGATTGAAATGAAACAGTGGCGTATCGGTCTCCTGCGTGCCAGAGAAGAACTCTGATCTAATTGTGGAGTGAATAGCTTGAAGAGGGAGCCTCTCTGGGTTGGGTGGACTGCTTCatgctctctcctctctctcccgtCCTCACGCAGGAGCACCTCAACTTCTACTGCACGGCGAGTGGCCTGGGAAACCTCATAATGTCCCTGAAGCACGAGGAGGTGGAAGGGCAGGAATACCTGCGGATCATTCTCAGGTAGGGTGGACCACTCGACCAGGATCCGCTGTGATGATGGAGAGGTCCCTGATCATAGTCAGGAGGCGCTGTAAAGAGGGAGCGATCCCAGATCATAGTGAGGAGGTGCTGTGATGCAGGAGCGATCCCCGATCATAGTGAGGAGGTGCTGTGAAGAGGGAGCAATCCCCGATCATAGTGAGGAGGTGCTGTGAAGAGGGAGTGATCCCTGATCATAGTCAGGAGGCACTGTAAAGAGGGAGCGATCCCAGATCATAGTGAGGAGGTGCTGTGATGAGGGAGCGATTCCTGATCTCAGTCAGGAGGTGCTGTGATGAGAGACCGATTGCCGATCATAGTCAGGAGGTGCTGTGATGCAGGAGCGATCCCCGATCATAGTGAGGAGGCGCTGTAAAGAGGGAGCAATCCCCGATCATAGTGAGGAGGTGCTGTGAAGAGGGAGTGATCCCCGATCATAGTGAGGAGTTGGTGTGATGAGGGAGTGATTCCTGATCTCAGTCAGGAGGTGCTGTGATGAGAGACCGATTGCCGATCATAGTCAGGAGGTGCTGTGATGCAGGAGCGATCCCCGATCATAGTCAGGAGGTGCTGTGAAGAGGGAGTGATCCCTGATCATAGTGAGGAGGTGCTGTGAAGAGGGAGCGATCCCTGATCTCAGTCAGGAGGCGCTGTGATGAGAGACCGATTGCCGATCATAGTCAGGAGGTGCTGTGATGCAGGAGCGATCCCTGATCATAGTGAGGAGGTGCTGTGAAGAGGGAGTGATCCCCGATCATAGTGAGGAGGTGCTGTGAAGAGGGAGTGATCCCCGATCATAGTGAGGACTTGCTGTGATGAGGGAGCAATTCCTGATCTCAGTCAGGAGGCGCTGTGATGAGAGACCGATTGCCGATCATAGTCAGGAGGTGCTGTGATGCAGGAGCGATCCCTGATTGGTCATGAGGTGCTGTGCTCAGACAGGCAGGGCGTATCAGGTGGTCATGTGTCATGTATGATCAGGCAGTACACACTGAGCTCTGACCTGTATGGTGTCCAGGACATTTTTCCTCTCCACTGGGGGGTCCTTCAGAGACTCATTGCTCACTAATAGGCTTGCAATTGGAGAGGTTCAAGGAGGGAAGAGCAAGGGCTGACTTCACCTGATCCTACCTTCAGGTCTCGCATGAAGACACTGCATGACCGCATTCACCTGGAGGGCCTTTCCCAGCTGCCCAGCATCCCTCAGATAGCCAAGGTACTCCCCAGCTTCTCACCACCATCTTTATACCCATACGCTGTCCACCTGCTGTCAGTTTTAAAATCgtactgtgtggggggggctctGCATTTCAGCTGTTCTGCGACGATGTGCCTGGTCTGAAGTTCAGCCCAGTCCTGTACCCCAGAGTGAGTCaaactcccagcatgcacctgggcccacacataaacacacccaTAGCACCACCGGAACGATAACTAGCTCTAAGTGCTTATAGGATCTCATTGATTCAATCAATACTCACTGTGAGGGGCAGTTCAGACTTTGGATTACATGGTGCTGTGTTCCGTCACCGTGGTAACCCGGGAACACCTGCATTTCCCTTCGTATTCCTAGGCATCCCAGCTCATCGTTAGCTATGATGAGCATGAGATTAACAACACGTTCAAGTTCGGGGTGATCTACCAGACGTTTGGCCAGGTGAGTGTTTCCAGTCCCGGgatgtgattggctggctgCAGCTGCAGGTTTCTGAAAGGAGACGGGCATGTTTCCTGTATTAAATGCTGAGCGGGCCAGTTTGCTTACTTGGGTGTCTTTAGCGTTAGCTGTGGCTGTACTGCTTACCGGTGAGAGGCGTGGCGGTTACATGGGTGTGACAGGCCAACACAGAATCAGCTCCCTGCCTCCCCTGCAGACCACGGAGGAGGAGCTGTTCGGGAACAACACGGAGACTCCTGCCTTTAAAGAGTTCCTCAGTCTGCTGGGAGATTGCATGGACCTGCAGGATTTTAAGGGGTAAGAGCCACAGCACCGCGCGAGTCGATCCGTCGCGTCCGCTTTCCGTCACGGGCGTTTAGCGCCAACGCTTTCGTTACTGTTGGTTAGTGGTAATAAGCAGGGTACCGAGGCACTCCTGTTACACCCCCTTGCTTTTGGTGCATTCTCAGGTTCCGTGGGGGGTTAGATGTGTCCCATGGTCAGACGGGTTCGCAGTCTGTCTACACGGTCTTCCGCCGCAGGGAGATCATGTTCCACGTCTCCACCAAGCTCCCATATACAGACGGCGACGCACAGCAGGTAGGCTGCCCGCCTGGGAGCCCACAGCGTCAACCAGAGGCCATCAATAAACAGCTGTAATTAGCTGCCTAAGCCTTCATTTCTTCCTCATATGCAAGTGCGTGAATGTTGCCATGGCGATTAAGTGTTTACTGATCTCCCTCAGCTACAGCGGAAGCGGCACATCGGCAACGACATTGTGGCGGTCATCTTCCAGGAAGAGTCCACACCCTTTGTTCCCGATATGATCGCCTCCAACTTCCTGCATGCCTACATCCTGGTCCAGGTGGAGCACTCTTGCACAGCTCACACCACATACAAGGTACTAACTCCCTCCGTAGTATTTTTAAAGTAATGTACAGCTCACCATCGCCACTTTGTGGACGCATTGGAAACTCATTTTTGCAACTGCTACCTGTGCAGAGAGAGAATGGGGAGACTAGACTCTTTCTCTGAATGCAGGTATCTGTCACAGCGCGAGAGGATGTCCCACCGTTTGGCCCGCCTCTCCCTAACCCAGCAGTCTTCAAGAAGGTAGGGGAGGGACACAGGGAATCCCCGCTGTCGCCCTCAGATTTAGGGTACTACAGCAGGGACGTGAACTGTGTCTTCACTGCTGGGATCCTCTTCCTCCCACACACAAATATTAGGGTCCAGAATTTCGTGAGTTCCTGCTGACCAAGCTGATCAACGCAGAGACCGCCTGCTACAAGTCGGATAAGTTCGCTAAGCTGGAAGTGAGCAGCAGTAATGgactgtgcttgtgtgtgtgtatatatatgtgtgtgtgtgtgtgtgtgtgtgtgtgtgtgtaataaagccagagtgtctgtgtgtgtgtgtgtgtgtgtgtgtgtgtctgtgtatgtgtgtgtctgcgtgtgtgtgtgtgtattactgtgtgtgtctgtgtatgtttgtgtttgcatgtgtgtctgtgtatgcatgtgtttgcatgtgtgtgtatgtgtagtgtgtgtgtttgcgcacATGGGTAATAAAGCCacgtgtctgcctgcctgtgtcaGGGCCGGACACGGACTGCACTGCTGGATAACCTCCACGATGAACTACACTGCCAAACGCTGGCAGCACTGGGCCACGGCCTGGGGCTTGGCTCCGATGAGGACAGGCTGGAGAATGGCGGCCATGGCGGATTGCTGGAGTCCTTCAAGGTGGGGCTCCTGTCTGTCTCCCCAGCTGCAGAAAAACGTATATGGTGGACAAATTTCACCCTTTATGCTGCAAGAAGCAAGAATGCAAGAGCCCCTACCAAAGTACACACTGCGGTGGGAATCCCATACCACCCCCCAGCCCTATGTTTGATGGTATGGCCTTTTGCTCTTCACAGGCAGTGTGGAGGTTCTTGTCCACTGCGACCTCCACACTCACAGGAGGCGCTGTGCTGATCTGTGCAGGGGCAGTTTCTGTCTGCTACCTCTCTCAGCTGCTCTAGAAAAAACAGTCATTGATATCAGCATGTAATACCAATAAAACATGCTATTTTTTGTGTAAAGTTTTTGTTGTCTTTCAGCTTATCCTAAAGTTTGCTAATGTCGCCCTCTGCTGTATAGGCAGAGTCATTTTACCTCCCCAGTGACACTGTGTGATAGTGACTCATGCAACAGAATCACATTTCAGTCGCTTCAGAGGAGCCCAGAGCTTGATTCTCCAGCCTCCTTTTCAGCAGCAGATGGGAGCAGGAAGGGAAAAGGGTCACTAACACAGGCACTGAACACTTAAAGTTCTCACTACAGTGGTGTTTCGCAACCTGGTCTTCGGGGGTCTGTAGACGGTCCACGcttttgctccatcccagctcctCATTTTACCGGGAGTTGTGAACCAGCaataacatggactgtctgcaggtccccaaggaccgggttgggaaacactgccttacaGAACCATTTGGGTTGGAAATGATGCATGCTCTGGTTAGGGGTCAGGCGGAAAGGCCAGTTCTGAGCTTAACCCAACTCTGGTCCAGGCACCAAAACACACCTTCAGAGACAAAGGCTCTTTTTGTCCAGTGACATCACCAACCACCTAATGAGTTTTGTCACAGTCCTACCTTAGAGACACAGTCCACTGCGCCATGTGTTCAGCACCAAGCACAAAGCTCATGATTTCCAGTGGCCTACGTTGTACTCTGTCACTCCTGACCACGTCAGCCACGTCTTGGGTTGAATGGTGCGGCTGGACAGTCCATCATGGCCGAGGAGATCATAGCCTTGTGCTTCCTGCTATAGATGCCCAGCTTCCATGGTCCTGTACTGGCTAAACTGGcaggtggaagatggatggacggttCTGACAGTTTGACATGTTTATGATGGTTGTAAAATGCTCATTAAAATATACTTTTAGCCAAGAggcatataaaatatttttctttctgtccatcactcagtgtttatagaGTGGTGAGTCACTTTACCCATAATCCTCTTCTCTGTTCCATTTCCCCTCCCTACCCAGAGAGCCATGCGGGTCCGTAGCCACTCCATGGAGACAGTGACGGTGTCCCATCGCCACCGGGGCCCAGGCGTCGGAAGCGGGCTGCCACAGAACAGCATGGAGTGCACAAAAAGCACCTACACGGTGAggaggaggcggggggggggagagcagtGCACAACGGGCCTGCTTTTGGACTGAAGTTTGCTCAGGTGCTTTAGAGCTCGCAGGGACGGGTGCTTCGGCAGATTGGTGAGACTCCGCCCTCCCCACCTTTTCCGTATCCAGCCCCCTGTGCTGTCGGCCAAGTCCCCACTGAGGAGCCCAGTAAAGCGGAGGTCAGGGCTGTTCCCGCGCCTCCATTCCAGCTCGGAGAGCCAGGCGGACAGGCATGCCCGCAGGTGGGTCCGTCGCACCAGCATCTTCAAGGGCATTTCTATACTGCGGTTAGCAGTATTTCAGTGCTGAGCAGCTCCCTCTGTTTCCATAGTGACCAGAAGAGCTCGGACAGCTGCCGTATGTCACAGGAAGTGAGGTCAGATACCCTGTCTAACCCCAGCTCTCCAGAGATCTGCCCCAATAAGGAGAGGTGAATAGCCGCGTACGAGTAATGAGTGAGTGATATAGACGTGTCAGAGCTAAACAGCGGCCGCGCTCCTCACCCCACAGGCCTCCGAGCAAGCTGAAGGAGTGCAGCGGCCGGACGAACATCTCCCGTTCTTCCAGCAGTACCAGCAGCTTCAGCAGCGCCGCCGGGGAGGGCGAGGTCCTCGATGAGCTGGACAGCAGCAGTGCTGGGGTGGGTGTGGCctggggagggactgggggaagAGCTTAACACTAGTACTGAGGTGGGCGTGGTCTGGTGGTGATTATTAATAGCGTCAAACAAGGTTAATTACAAAAAGTactccccccgccctcccccagAGCAGCCAACCCTCCATGGCTTCTTCATCTGTGTACAGCCCCTCCCTCGGTGTGGACAGCCTGGTGGCACCAGCCATCATGTGCCGCAGTCCCACAGGTAAGTCTCCCCCATACCTCCCCTAATGCCAGAACACAGCAGTGACATGGCGGACAGGACTCCACTGATGATCACATGATCTTCTCTCCTTGAAAGATGTAAAGAGTAAGATGTCGCCGAGGTCCAACTTAAAGTTTCGTTTTGACAAGCTGAGCCACTCTACAGCAGTGAGTACAGACATGGAGTCGTACGTgtacgtgcgtatgtgtgtgtgtccctgtgggTCAGATAAGCgttgcattgtggggaccaaatgtccccggatgagataaaaacctgtcattttgatgTTGCGGGGACCActttttcggtccccacaagcggaaattcagttttataaaaatctttgactgcgttaaaaaaaatgccaaaagttttgtattttatttggttacttgtggttaaagtTATGGCTGAGTAGGGATTACAGCTGTCATTGTTggcattagggttttgcccatagaaattaatggatggtccccacaaattACAGGTGtggttgtgtctgtgtgtctctgtgtatctATGTAGACTCTGTACTGCAGCTCAGCACAAGACCGTTTATTTAACTGATTTCACTTCATCCTCTAGGGACACTAGAGCCGTTATGTACAGAAGACAGAGTTGCTGGTAAGTCAGATCCCCTTCACATCCCCTTCACATCCACACTGTGTCTTTGCGCGGTCTGGTCCTGTGGTCTCCTGTGACGCTCCTCACTGTCCTGTGATTGTAACAGCTCCCCTGCTGTTCAGACTCTGGCTCTGTACACTGTCTCCATTTTCTCCACTGTCCCAGGCAGCTGGTGAGAATGGGGTGATGTCATACTAGAAGAGACCACTTCAGAAGCTGGAAGCACTGAAGAAGGAACTCTTAAGGTTAATGTAATTATCGCACTGTCCTCAACCAAGAACAGAAGAGGATCATCGTCCAAAATGTTTAGAAAGATGTTGCGCGTCGGCAGTGTAGCTGTTGCCACAAATTCACTTGGCATCACCAATTTGGCTATGATTGTCCAAAACAATCTGACATGACATTGCCAAGTGAAAGAGCAACAGCGAGCAATTAAAGACTTAATTAGATAATGCTCCAGTAGTCAGCTCTGCATTTTGTCAACCTAAGCTTCCTCTAGTTTCGTCTCTTAGTAACGTCTCAGATTTTGTGTAGCCTTGAATTCTTTGTGGTCTCATTGAACTTTTAGCTTTTAGCTGCTGTGACGATGTTCAGAGAGAGTAGAGTGATGCGGTTGGAAATGTAAAAAGCACAGCACCAGTGTCATTCCAAATCACACCAAAGACTTTACAGAAATGACAGGGCGGGGCTCAGTGTCAGGCCAGTGGCGGGGTAACTGGCTTATCTGGTaaattgtcagatttaaggtagtctggacaaaatgtaagtgaatgaatgtgaagtccatttaaattgtgttaccttaaatccgacaagttatcccgataagccagtaactccgcttcgtagtacagaccACTGGTCTCCTATCAGCACAATCAGAACCTCTAACAGACTCCAGCTCATTCCTGTCTCACAATCACACTCTGTGTGATTCTCAGGGACATTGCTTCTTAATGGCCTAACTCTGGTCATTAAAACAAACACTATCTCCGTTCATCACTAATAAAAGGAACCTCCCTGCAAAGTGCCATTAAAATGCCTTGAAACTTTATCCCTTGCTGCCGCTAATGTTGTTCCGTGTAAGTTCGGCCGCCATTGGCTTCATCCTGCGAAATGACATGCAGCTATGTGAAAAATAAAGTGCAGTTTCTAGAGCTCCGGGTCCATCTAGTGGTCACCAGTGCAAATTACACTAAAATGTagactgatggggggggggaaagttacttcatttaacattcatttaaaaattatcAGAATGAATGCATACCTGTAACATCTAAGCACGATTACATACACGTATGATATTCAGTGCAATAAATTGTTCAGTTGTTTTAAAGGGGCAGTATACATGAAAGTCAGGATACCTCAAATCTAGACAATTAAATTAAACAGCAAATACTGACACTTTATTTTAAAGATGGCTGTAAACCATTTTTGTTTCTCGTGTTGTATGTTACATAACATTTGTAATAACACCCTTCACTCTTTAGCGCGCTATCCCAATTGTCGAGATGAAAATATCATTTTATTCAAAATCAGCGTGTCACCAAAATAACACGTGTTACTGTTGTGCGAATAGAATGCAAACACAGTTTCCAGGTCTTGGTTGGCGATGCAGAAATCTCATGCTGTCCTACAGAGAAAGTCCTTCTGCCTGCATTGTGTGTATAAAGAATATATTTATTGCTATTTTAGCTTATTTCCTTTTATGGTGTCATGTTAAAATGTAATTACAGagtaaaaattaatttaaatagaaaggtaatgtaaatgtatatttggGTATGTAATGTGCAATGGAAATTTTACTACAAATAAAATGTTGTATTTTGTGTgagcttttctctttttttcgtCTTCGGTCTCTGAACAAGGTTTCAGTGGAAAAGAATGTGAAAGAATATATTTCTAGTTATTTCATAGCTAAACATTTTGGgctccatgaaagcatatcacactgccccccctccccagcccagaACAATCCAGTTGTCATTCAGACGCCCCTGGAATCCGTACTGCACCACCAACACTTTGTACCTTTGCATAAGCGGTTTGTTGGCAGCCTAACCAAAATAACACATTATGTCTGCATCAGATGCATGCGTTAACAGATAAGGTAAACAAGATGCCGTTTTTTGCCTCCGCTTCTTCGCCCCCACGAGCAAACATCAAACTCTGCTTATATGTATTTCAAAGTGTTCAATGTACCAAAACAGAGTTTAATCTTGGTTAGTACAGTGATATCTAATCAAATAATGTACAGTGCTTTCTTGATGTTTTAATCCTAGTAGAAATTACTATCTGTCATTCTTTCCTGTTATACCCAGTACGGAAATGTTTCCTTCTTTAACCTGATTTTTCGCAAAATCAGAGGCACCTTCACGTGAGAATGGCGCGCTGGGTAACACGCTGCAACGGCGCGGTCTGCACCTGTGCGTGCCGCCGTCAGGCGGCGCTGTGCTTCCAGCTACAGATCACGCGCTTCGGCCTGCCGCGAGTCTGTGCGGAGCGGAGCGCAGCCGAGACATGGCGGCCGTACGCAGCTTGCGCGTTTCCGTGAAGCCGGAGGCCGCCTCCGATCGCCCGGATTCGGATTCGGACTCCGATTCTGA from Brienomyrus brachyistius isolate T26 chromosome 17, BBRACH_0.4, whole genome shotgun sequence harbors:
- the rap1gap2a gene encoding rap1 GTPase-activating protein 2a isoform X9 — its product is MLERMQDDYIPYPRIEEVLEKGSPYPQVILPQFGGYWIEDTEASAGTPTSSDSSLCDEDDGEGRGLGFRLECNSTARAYRKHFLGREHLNFYCTASGLGNLIMSLKHEEVEGQEYLRIILRSRMKTLHDRIHLEGLSQLPSIPQIAKLFCDDVPGLKFSPVLYPRASQLIVSYDEHEINNTFKFGVIYQTFGQTTEEELFGNNTETPAFKEFLSLLGDCMDLQDFKGFRGGLDVSHGQTGSQSVYTVFRRREIMFHVSTKLPYTDGDAQQLQRKRHIGNDIVAVIFQEESTPFVPDMIASNFLHAYILVQVEHSCTAHTTYKVSVTAREDVPPFGPPLPNPAVFKKGPEFREFLLTKLINAETACYKSDKFAKLEGRTRTALLDNLHDELHCQTLAALGHGLGLGSDEDRLENGGHGGLLESFKRAMRVRSHSMETVTVSHRHRGPGVGSGLPQNSMECTKSTYTPPVLSAKSPLRSPVKRRSGLFPRLHSSSESQADRHARSDQKSSDSCRMSQEVRSDTLSNPSSPEICPNKERPPSKLKECSGRTNISRSSSSTSSFSSAAGEGEVLDELDSSSAGSSQPSMASSSVYSPSLGVDSLVAPAIMCRSPTDVKSKMSPRSNLKFRFDKLSHSTAGH
- the rap1gap2a gene encoding rap1 GTPase-activating protein 2a isoform X7 — protein: MLERMQAPKTEEMTACSQKHKDDYIPYPRIEEVLEKGSPYPQVILPQFGGYWIEDTEASAGTPTSSDSSLCDEDDGEGRGLGFRLECNSTARAYRKHFLGREHLNFYCTASGLGNLIMSLKHEEVEGQEYLRIILRSRMKTLHDRIHLEGLSQLPSIPQIAKLFCDDVPGLKFSPVLYPRASQLIVSYDEHEINNTFKFGVIYQTFGQTTEEELFGNNTETPAFKEFLSLLGDCMDLQDFKGFRGGLDVSHGQTGSQSVYTVFRRREIMFHVSTKLPYTDGDAQQLQRKRHIGNDIVAVIFQEESTPFVPDMIASNFLHAYILVQVEHSCTAHTTYKVSVTAREDVPPFGPPLPNPAVFKKGPEFREFLLTKLINAETACYKSDKFAKLEGRTRTALLDNLHDELHCQTLAALGHGLGLGSDEDRLENGGHGGLLESFKRAMRVRSHSMETVTVSHRHRGPGVGSGLPQNSMECTKSTYTPPVLSAKSPLRSPVKRRSGLFPRLHSSSESQADRHARSDQKSSDSCRMSQEVRSDTLSNPSSPEICPNKERPPSKLKECSGRTNISRSSSSTSSFSSAAGEGEVLDELDSSSAGSSQPSMASSSVYSPSLGVDSLVAPAIMCRSPTDVKSKMSPRSNLKFRFDKLSHSTAGH
- the rap1gap2a gene encoding rap1 GTPase-activating protein 2a isoform X6, whose amino-acid sequence is MLERMQQAPKTEEMTACSQKHKDDYIPYPRIEEVLEKGSPYPQVILPQFGGYWIEDTEASAGTPTSSDSSLCDEDDGEGRGLGFRLECNSTARAYRKHFLGREHLNFYCTASGLGNLIMSLKHEEVEGQEYLRIILRSRMKTLHDRIHLEGLSQLPSIPQIAKLFCDDVPGLKFSPVLYPRASQLIVSYDEHEINNTFKFGVIYQTFGQTTEEELFGNNTETPAFKEFLSLLGDCMDLQDFKGFRGGLDVSHGQTGSQSVYTVFRRREIMFHVSTKLPYTDGDAQQLQRKRHIGNDIVAVIFQEESTPFVPDMIASNFLHAYILVQVEHSCTAHTTYKVSVTAREDVPPFGPPLPNPAVFKKGPEFREFLLTKLINAETACYKSDKFAKLEGRTRTALLDNLHDELHCQTLAALGHGLGLGSDEDRLENGGHGGLLESFKRAMRVRSHSMETVTVSHRHRGPGVGSGLPQNSMECTKSTYTPPVLSAKSPLRSPVKRRSGLFPRLHSSSESQADRHARSDQKSSDSCRMSQEVRSDTLSNPSSPEICPNKERPPSKLKECSGRTNISRSSSSTSSFSSAAGEGEVLDELDSSSAGSSQPSMASSSVYSPSLGVDSLVAPAIMCRSPTDVKSKMSPRSNLKFRFDKLSHSTAGH
- the rap1gap2a gene encoding rap1 GTPase-activating protein 2a isoform X3 — protein: MSEPGSRMHSKRAGIRAAVVLIGLLHKSRRQKEKEETDRKQDVQTISIVPVGDGPPSPPRTAPPTMKSAEFFDMLERMQDDYIPYPRIEEVLEKGSPYPQVILPQFGGYWIEDTEASAGTPTSSDSSLCDEDDGEGRGLGFRLECNSTARAYRKHFLGREHLNFYCTASGLGNLIMSLKHEEVEGQEYLRIILRSRMKTLHDRIHLEGLSQLPSIPQIAKLFCDDVPGLKFSPVLYPRASQLIVSYDEHEINNTFKFGVIYQTFGQTTEEELFGNNTETPAFKEFLSLLGDCMDLQDFKGFRGGLDVSHGQTGSQSVYTVFRRREIMFHVSTKLPYTDGDAQQLQRKRHIGNDIVAVIFQEESTPFVPDMIASNFLHAYILVQVEHSCTAHTTYKVSVTAREDVPPFGPPLPNPAVFKKGPEFREFLLTKLINAETACYKSDKFAKLEGRTRTALLDNLHDELHCQTLAALGHGLGLGSDEDRLENGGHGGLLESFKRAMRVRSHSMETVTVSHRHRGPGVGSGLPQNSMECTKSTYTPPVLSAKSPLRSPVKRRSGLFPRLHSSSESQADRHARSDQKSSDSCRMSQEVRSDTLSNPSSPEICPNKERPPSKLKECSGRTNISRSSSSTSSFSSAAGEGEVLDELDSSSAGSSQPSMASSSVYSPSLGVDSLVAPAIMCRSPTDVKSKMSPRSNLKFRFDKLSHSTAGH